From Planctomycetia bacterium, the proteins below share one genomic window:
- a CDS encoding PhoPQ-activated protein PqaA family protein has translation MSRLRTSVVLLFCLTCGWISPAFAEKAPGPLARYIAQPDDSYKWVKRREGDLQGGKFVELILTSQTWRGIVWKHALFIFKPAETPDASQALLLIAGGGWRPELEQPPTDPNQKLPKEAMIVAALGNHLKAPVATILHVPQQPIFDGLSEDAAISYTFEQYMKTGDDTWPLLLPMVKSAIRGMDATQEFAKQEWQLDIKHFTVTGASKRGWTTWLTGAMDARANAIAPMVIDTLNMNEQMKHQFASWGKYSEQIEDYTEKGLQNIFETPRGRALTEIVDPFYYREQLDKPKLILNGTNDRYWALDATNLYWNDLPGEKHVLYVPNRGHDLDDLPRVVGTVAALHQSAAGRLKLPTLDWKHEDNGAGHQLTVTSDLQPKSVSAWVAKSKTKDFRESVWSAEKMNLADGKFAHTEKNGDGGYTAVFGEALYEFGEGSMPFYLSTNVRIFGGDDQGNGR, from the coding sequence GTGTCCCGACTGCGAACAAGCGTTGTGCTGCTGTTTTGCCTGACCTGTGGTTGGATTTCGCCCGCCTTCGCGGAAAAAGCTCCTGGGCCGCTGGCCAGGTACATCGCCCAGCCGGACGACAGCTACAAGTGGGTCAAGCGCCGCGAAGGGGATTTGCAAGGCGGCAAGTTCGTCGAACTGATTCTCACCTCGCAGACATGGCGTGGGATCGTCTGGAAGCATGCGTTGTTTATCTTCAAACCGGCCGAAACGCCGGATGCCTCGCAGGCGCTGCTGTTGATCGCGGGCGGCGGCTGGCGGCCTGAGTTGGAACAACCGCCGACCGATCCGAATCAGAAACTGCCGAAGGAAGCAATGATCGTCGCGGCGCTCGGCAATCATCTGAAAGCGCCGGTCGCCACGATCCTGCACGTGCCGCAGCAGCCCATCTTCGACGGCCTAAGCGAAGACGCGGCGATCTCGTACACCTTCGAGCAGTACATGAAGACCGGCGACGACACCTGGCCGCTGCTGCTGCCGATGGTCAAGAGCGCCATCCGCGGCATGGACGCCACGCAGGAATTCGCCAAGCAGGAATGGCAGCTTGATATCAAGCACTTCACCGTGACGGGCGCCTCGAAGCGCGGCTGGACCACCTGGCTCACCGGCGCCATGGACGCCCGGGCGAACGCGATCGCGCCGATGGTGATCGACACGCTCAACATGAACGAGCAGATGAAGCACCAGTTCGCCAGTTGGGGCAAATATTCGGAGCAGATCGAGGATTACACCGAGAAAGGCCTGCAAAACATCTTCGAAACGCCGCGCGGACGTGCGCTGACGGAGATCGTCGATCCGTTCTACTACCGCGAACAATTGGATAAGCCGAAACTGATCCTGAACGGCACCAACGATCGCTACTGGGCGCTCGACGCGACGAATCTGTACTGGAACGACTTGCCGGGCGAAAAGCACGTGTTGTACGTGCCCAACCGGGGACACGACCTCGACGACCTGCCGCGCGTCGTCGGCACGGTCGCCGCGCTGCATCAAAGCGCTGCCGGACGTCTGAAACTCCCGACGCTGGATTGGAAGCACGAGGACAACGGCGCCGGCCATCAACTGACCGTCACGTCCGACCTGCAGCCGAAGAGCGTCTCCGCCTGGGTGGCGAAATCCAAGACGAAGGATTTCCGCGAATCCGTCTGGAGCGCCGAAAAAATGAACCTCGCCGACGGCAAATTCGCCCACACGGAGAAAAACGGCGACGGCGGCTACACGGCGGTCTTCGGCGAAGCCCTCTACGAATTCGGCGAAGGCTCGATGCCGTTTTATCTGTCGACGAACGTGCGGATCTTCGGCGGGGACGATCAGGGGAACGGGAGGTAG
- a CDS encoding NADPH:quinone reductase, with translation MKAAFIRQTGPTDNITYDELPTPEPKGAEVLVKVAAVSVNPIDTYIRGGMIPMPIPLPYIIGCDLAGTVERCGPDAKRFKPGQRVWGSNQGLMGRQGTFAEYAAVDESWLYPSPDGVADESLAAVALVGITAHLGLVREAKLQPGEILFVNGGTGGVGCTVMQMSKAIGARVITTAGTDEKVKTCVALGADLAINYNTTDVNAAIREFAPQGVNVWWETLREPNFERTVGLLAPRGRMILMAGREARPVFPVGPFYVKGCSLHGFAMFNATPDEQRAASNDINHWLAEGKLKPKIGRTMPLAEAAAAHKLQEENTLQKAGTLTGKIVLKP, from the coding sequence ATGAAAGCCGCTTTTATTCGCCAGACCGGACCGACGGACAACATCACTTATGACGAGTTGCCCACGCCAGAGCCGAAGGGCGCCGAGGTGTTGGTCAAGGTGGCGGCCGTGTCGGTCAATCCGATCGATACGTACATTCGCGGCGGCATGATTCCGATGCCGATCCCGCTCCCGTACATCATTGGGTGCGATCTGGCTGGCACGGTCGAGCGCTGCGGGCCGGATGCCAAACGGTTCAAACCGGGTCAACGCGTGTGGGGAAGTAATCAAGGGCTGATGGGCCGTCAAGGTACGTTCGCGGAATATGCCGCGGTCGATGAGAGCTGGCTCTATCCGTCGCCGGACGGTGTTGCTGACGAATCGCTGGCCGCGGTCGCCCTGGTGGGCATCACCGCGCATCTCGGCCTGGTGCGCGAAGCGAAGCTGCAGCCGGGCGAGATCCTGTTCGTCAACGGCGGCACCGGCGGCGTGGGCTGCACCGTGATGCAGATGTCCAAGGCAATCGGCGCGCGGGTCATCACCACGGCTGGCACCGACGAGAAGGTCAAAACGTGCGTGGCGCTCGGGGCGGATTTGGCGATCAACTACAATACGACCGACGTCAACGCCGCGATTCGCGAGTTCGCGCCGCAAGGCGTGAACGTCTGGTGGGAAACGCTCCGCGAGCCGAATTTCGAGCGGACCGTCGGGCTACTCGCGCCGCGCGGCCGCATGATCCTCATGGCCGGGCGTGAAGCCCGGCCCGTGTTTCCGGTCGGGCCGTTCTACGTGAAGGGCTGCTCGTTGCACGGCTTCGCCATGTTCAACGCGACGCCGGACGAGCAACGCGCGGCGTCGAACGATATCAATCACTGGCTGGCCGAAGGAAAACTCAAGCCCAAGATCGGCCGCACCATGCCGCTCGCGGAAGCCGCGGCCGCACACAAGTTGCAAGAAGAGAACACGCTCCAAAAAGCCGGCACGCTGACCGGCAAGATTGTGCTGAAGCCGTAA
- a CDS encoding HEAT repeat domain-containing protein, whose product MTLPAAMKRLSLGLLILAAGCAKVPKSPTTEEILAARASSPHLERKALKPVLPDLGPVVDLPKSAAGSLAQIGPAAIPALKTALTDADPTVRRQAARALGQMGPEAEPAVAELTTALGDEAPDVREAAVQALGKIGPAAASAIPALIKTLEDDAGAIHETAPE is encoded by the coding sequence ATGACTTTGCCGGCCGCTATGAAACGCCTCAGCCTGGGCTTACTGATCCTCGCGGCGGGCTGCGCGAAGGTGCCAAAATCGCCAACGACCGAGGAAATCCTCGCCGCCCGGGCGAGCTCGCCGCATCTCGAACGGAAGGCGCTCAAGCCGGTGTTGCCGGACCTGGGACCGGTTGTCGATCTACCAAAGTCCGCGGCCGGCAGCCTGGCCCAAATTGGCCCGGCGGCCATTCCCGCGCTCAAGACCGCTCTCACTGACGCCGATCCCACGGTGCGGCGTCAGGCGGCCCGTGCGCTCGGCCAGATGGGTCCTGAGGCGGAACCAGCCGTGGCGGAGTTGACCACGGCGCTAGGGGACGAAGCTCCCGATGTGCGCGAAGCGGCGGTCCAAGCCCTCGGCAAGATCGGCCCGGCAGCCGCCTCAGCCATTCCGGCGCTGATTAAGACGCTCGAAGACGATGCCGGCGCCATTCACGAAACGGCCCCAGAGTAA
- the flgM gene encoding flagellar biosynthesis anti-sigma factor FlgM — MQVYGPAHLHGPQSISAPHTPAASRSQSSDRSAPIQDEVQISSQGEIMSRMADIPEIRHDKVAALRAAIADGSYETDAKLSGALDRLLDEIG, encoded by the coding sequence ATGCAGGTTTACGGTCCCGCGCATCTTCACGGTCCGCAGTCGATCAGCGCGCCGCACACTCCGGCGGCGAGTCGCTCCCAGTCGAGCGATCGGAGCGCTCCGATCCAAGACGAAGTACAGATTTCGTCGCAAGGCGAGATCATGTCCCGGATGGCGGACATCCCTGAGATCCGTCACGACAAAGTCGCGGCCCTGCGAGCCGCGATCGCCGACGGCAGCTACGAGACCGACGCGAAATTGAGCGGCGCACTGGATCGCCTGCTCGACGAGATCGGGTAG